A window of Sinimarinibacterium sp. NLF-5-8 genomic DNA:
GGCTGGCAATCCGGGGGGCGCGTTTAAAACCCATTTGGCGTGCGTGTTCTACCACACGCGCACTCGGCACAACCAGTTGCACCCTGAGCACTTGTGCGCGCTGGGCGGGTGTGAGCTGGGCAAAAAACTGCATCAGCGCCTCGCCACTGGTGATGATGATGGCATCCAATCCTTCCAGCGCGCGCCCAAGGTCGGCCGCGGCATGCACCAACGGCAGACGCCGATACACATCCAGCCGCACCAGCCGCGCGCCGCGTGCGATCAGCGCCGGCTCCAGCACGCCGCGTCCGCCCTGGCCGCTGATCAGCACGATTTCGCGGCCCTGGATGTTTTGCAGCACCGGCAGCGCCAGCAAGCCTTCACTGTCGTACTGTGCCTCGGGTCGCAGCGCCTCCACGCCGGCAAC
This region includes:
- a CDS encoding uroporphyrinogen-III synthase — protein: MAGAQTLAGLRVLVTRPAAQAESLCGQLSARGAQVSRLPLQRIEFINTPALAIRLRSLRSASLWIFTSVNAVSGARALDQGAWPACAAIGEATAQALRQVAGVEALRPEAQYDSEGLLALPVLQNIQGREIVLISGQGGRGVLEPALIARGARLVRLDVYRRLPLVHAAADLGRALEGLDAIIITSGEALMQFFAQLTPAQRAQVLRVQLVVPSARVVEHARQMGFKRAPRIASPISDVGYVHALEAWWTLD